One genomic segment of Hordeum vulgare subsp. vulgare chromosome 2H, MorexV3_pseudomolecules_assembly, whole genome shotgun sequence includes these proteins:
- the LOC123426697 gene encoding uncharacterized WD repeat-containing protein sll0163-like, producing the protein MPRSNSDRDDIFFDALDDIRSAREPSSSDDCSTSGEGLAPGEFEYDIWASEPMSVKERRQRFLEGMGLDDLGSAKVDLSQCQAEITTADTCSELQERTVMSDISSLGSSIPENESAFDAACCIRDLDSGKRYVVHNGGHDGLTSFLKDVATDKVLSLLEFESLVGVSRSVQKLLRRAYCQSPAAETKETIGGKKKDIKSLCKNLMKKRSFGGMCKTDVHVKSCTKSIPSRTRVQHRKKKNAEFSAVYMGQEIRAHNGLIRVMKFSPSGWYLASGGEDCVVRIWQITEVDAHSKMYGGESHPHEHVEKIKILKPKLEEGQGRALAVMPSKGFHITESPLHELHGHTGDVLDMTWSNSDYLLTSSKDKTVRLWKVGSDVCLGVFRHKDYVTCVQFNPTDERYFISGSIDGKVRIWDVLDKRVVNWADTRNVISAVSYQPDGKNFVVGTTGGVCRFYDQSGEDIQLDKELFMQGKKKSTASRIKSLQLCTSDSPRFLVTSTDSKIRVADGVDIVQKFKGPWKSKALSTPSLTSDGRYLISTGMDSNVYIWNFDNPSNTLQKGEAKSVRSCEMFFSKDVTTAVPWPGVHRDRHVKPSRLTEKSTSMPALHRHGGESRSPGTWFFADGMRGSVTWPEEKLTSSAKPVNGPRLADCLSAISAAWNMVIVTASHGGVIRSFHNYGLPVTL; encoded by the exons ATGCCAAGATCCAACTCAGACAGGGATGATATCTTCTTTGATGCATTGGATGATATTAGATCGGCAAGGGAGCCTTCATCGTCAGATGATTGTAGTACAAGTGGCGAAGGATTGGCACCGGGCGAATTCGAGTATGACATTTGGGCAAGTGAGCCGATGAGTGTTAAAGAAAGGCGTCAAAGATTCCTGGAGGGAATGGGATTGGATGACTTAGGTTCCGCTAAAGTGGATCTTTCTCAATGCCAGGCAGAGATAACAACTGCTGACACTTGTTCTGAGTTGCAAGAAAGGACTGTTATGAGCGACATCTCTTCTTTGGGTTCATCTATACCTGAGAATGAATCAGCATTTGATGCCGCCTGTTGCATAAGGGATCTGGATAGTGGAAAGAGATACGTGGTTCATAATGGCGGGCATGACGGACTAACTAGCTTTCTCAAGGATGTTGCAACAGATAAGGTGTTGTCTCTTCTAGAGTTTGAAAGCTTAGTTGGCGTTTCTCGATCTGTTCAGAAGTTATTACGAAGGGCATATTGTCAGAGTCCTGCAGCTGAGACAAAAGAGACTATTGGTGGTAAGAAAAAGGATATCAAAAGCTTGTGCAAAAacctgatgaagaagaggagtttTGGTGGAATGTGCAAGACTGATGTCCATGTAAAAAGCTGCACTAAAAGTATACCATCCAGAACAAGAGTTCAGCACCGAAAGAAGAAAAATGCGGAATTCTCTGCTGTCTATATGGGTCAAGAAATCCGAGCTCACAACGGTTTAATTAGAGTGATGAAGTTTAGTCCGTCTGGCTGGTATTTAGCAAGTGGTGGTGAGGACTGTGTTGTGAGAATATGGCAGATTACAGAAGTGGATGCACATTCTAAAATGTATGGGGGAGAGAGCCACCCTCATGAGCATGTAGAGAAAATTAAAATCCTTAAGCCGAAGCTAGAAGAGGGGCAGGGCCGTGCACTTGCAGTTATGCCAAGCAAGGGTTTTCACATTACAGAGAGCCCATTACATGAATTACATGGCCATACAGGTGATGTCCTCGATATGACATGGTCGAATTCAGAT TATCTGTTGACCTCATCAAAAGATAAGACAGTCCGCTTGTGGAAAGTTGGCTCTGATGTTTGCCTTGGAGTATTCAGACACAAAGACTACG TGACGTGCGTTCAGTTCAATCCTACTGATGAAAGATACTTCATCAGTGGTTCAATAGATGGTAAAGTTCGCATTTGGGATGTTCTAGACAAGCGTGTCGTCAATTGGGCTGATACCAGGAACGTCATATCTGCTGTTAGTTACCAACCAGATGGAAAG AACTTTGTTGTTGGCACGACTGGAGGAGTTTGTCGCTTCTACGATCAATCAG GTGAAGACATACAACTAGACAAAGAATTGTTCATGCAAGGGAAAAAGAAATCTACTGCCAGTCGGATCAAGAGTTTGCAG TTATGTACAAGTGATTCCCCTAGATTCCTAGTTACATCAACAGATTCCAAGATTCGAGTTGCTGATGGTGTTGATATTGTCCAAAAGTTTAAAG GGCCTTGGAAGTCGAAGGCTCTTTCAACACCATCACTAACATCAGATGGCAGATATCTTATATCCACCGGCATGGACTCCAATGTCTACATATGGAATTTTGACAATCCAAGCAACACCTTACAGAAAGGCGAAGCCAAATCGGTTCGATCGTGCGAAATGTTCTTCTCCAAGGACGTGACAACCGCGGTGCCATGGCCGGGGGTGCATCGGGACAGGCATGTCAAGCCGTCCCGCCTGACCGAGAAATCTACCAGCATGCCGGCTTTACACCGTCATGGAGGAGAAAGCCGTTCCCCTGGGACATGGTTCTTCGCCGACGGCATGAGGGGGTCTGTGACGTGGCCAGAGGAGAAACTCACTTCCTCGGCGAAGCCCGTAAATGGCCCCCGGCTAGCCGACTGTCTGTCGGCGATATCGGCTGCCTGGAACATGGTGATAGTGACGGCGAGCCACGGGGGAGTGATCCGGTCCTTCCACAACTACGGCTTGCCTGTGACGTTGTGA